The Benincasa hispida cultivar B227 chromosome 11, ASM972705v1, whole genome shotgun sequence genome has a segment encoding these proteins:
- the LOC120092175 gene encoding Werner Syndrome-like exonuclease, whose protein sequence is MAILSISDRQIPLNSHDYYDITFDNDAILTLLTACLSVVDMWISEILRIHRRRLHRLVVGLDIEWRPNFNRRYRKPVATLQLCVGRRCLIFQLIHTSEIPESLIDFLEDDTFTFVGVGIDQDVQQLYNDYDLKVANTVDLRELAANEMERDDLKNAGLKILGREVLGREIDKPRNVTLSQWDRQCLSPGQVLYATVDAFLSFEIGRYLLS, encoded by the coding sequence ATGGCCATTCTGAGCATCTCCGACCGCCAAATCCCCCTCAACTCCCACGACTACTACGATATCACTTTCGACAACGATGCTATCCTGACTCTCCTTACTGCCTGTCTTTCCGTGGTCGACATGTGGATCTCTGAAATCCTCCGCATCCACCGCCGCAGACTCCACCGTCTCGTCGTCGGGCTTGACATTGAGTGGCGCCCTAACTTCAATCGTCGTTACCGTAAACCCGTTGCCACTTTGCAACTCTGCGTTGGTCGCCGCTGCCTCATCTTCCAACTCATCCACACCTCCGAAATACCTGAGTCTTTGATCGATTTCTTGGAGGACGATACCTTCACTTTCGTCGGCGTCGGAATCGATCAGGACGTTCAACAGCTCTACAATGACTACGATCTGAAAGTCGCTAACACTGTCGATCTTAGGGAGTTGGCTGCCAATGAGATGGAGAGAGATGATTTGAAGAATGCGGGACTGAAGATTTTGGGAAGAGAGGTTCTCGGAAGGGAGATTGATAAGCCGAGAAATGTGACGCTGAGTCAGTGGGATCGTCAATGTCTGAGTCCTGGTCAGGTACTCTATGCTACTGTTGATGCTTTTTTGTCGTTTGAGATTGGAAGGTATCTGCTGAGTTAA
- the LOC120089764 gene encoding mediator of RNA polymerase II transcription subunit 15a-like isoform X2 codes for MMLNEQWSAHHADGMNMKAISELAREHEMELFSMAKSKDDYLNAGTRKMNRRENHHGSSSTQVAVPNPQYHQSAEPNSLLRQHIQPTTQLHRQNLNVGQTHQQFGMHNQRHVSPQNTLNSQFQRRDFGIHPSPEMFTQHPNLVNLQPNENLTTQVKEEVNGEGFQASKSSHQHHTAIEQYKQQQSMGASAVPEEIPTSEDWHDVAFAEMERLKKTYLPLLEKACELSLQVVQAEQIQQQKHDPLRGMMKFLQLPRDKIILTYDKEKFYRCLQTIEKVGKAIKSKFNLGNKQQPLHGGQPGPGGSRLNPVQQSNSVKLHRQPVIRATTGFPDGTSPIASPEKGSVRSETDCIQINLLQNRQHFENIESEFRSQWLQPKQNATGNIPAIYRSGMSLNHYCSNVSPQIHEASQLSQFAERPLPTNPCGSSLHGRASPAPSSSIVRLDKSSPNVSYLSSSNFQFPQNCNPLEFLHPKAEIEVQSQKIRSSSAMTSPFATPTSLGSNGQLPTATQAHNRLLKAVESLSNEALTIAVSGISSVGYSDDAMIDPWCHAKVTDVRLQDGSGSSNNMKRKINATALNNIPSPCSDITGSEPTVTSRRKKLKKLSDYSLLEELRNINKQFVETVLELDLDESLNRKLANAGTVLRCSYSAATECKNSEACPVKLPVLSVKLLVPLDYPEDYPVFLSKFNTNSGNVDKEFRDLSNEATLMLRAFLRTAPDCLSLLEYARVWDECARSVVSEYAQRAGGGCFSTQYGTWEDTVAVAQSPFILN; via the exons ATGATGTTGAATGAACAGTGGTCTGCTCACCATGCTGATGGCATGAATATGAAAGCAATTAGTGAGCTTGCGAGGGAACATGAGATGGAGTTGTTTAGTATGGCGAAGTCTAAG GATGACTATTTGAATGCTGGAACCAGAAAGATGAATAGGAGAGAAAATCACCATGGAAGCTCAAGCACTCAAGTAGCCGTGCCTAATCCGCAATATCATCAGTCAGCAGAGCCTAATTCACTTTTGCGGCAACATATTCAGCCAACAACACAGCTACACAGACAAAATCTGAATGTCGGACAGACGCATCAACAATTTGGGATGCACAATCAAAGGCATGTTAGTCCACAGAATACATTAAATTCACAATTCCAGAGACGAGATTTTGGAATTCATCCGTCTCCAGAAATGTTCACACAACATCCAAACTTGGTGAACTTGCAGCCAAATGAGAATTTGACAACTCAAGTTAAAGAG GAAGTGAATGGTGAAGGTTTTCAGGCCTCAAAATCCTCACATCAACACCATACTGCGATTGAGCAGTATAAGCAACAACAGTCCATGGGAGCTTCCGCAG TTCCAGAAGAAATTCCAACTTCAGAAGATTGGCATGATGTTGCATTTGCTGAG ATGGAGCGGCTCAAGAAGACGTACTTGCCTCTTTTGGAGAAGGCATGTGAACTGTCTCTGCAG GTTGTACAAGCAGAGCAGATCCAGCAGCAGAAGCACGATCCATTGCGTGGAATGATGAAGTTTTTGCAATTGCCTAGAGACAAAATCATCTTAACTTATGACAAAGAGAAGTTTTATCGATGTTTGCAAACAATTGAGAAAGTTGGAAAAGCAATTAAGAGTAAATTTAATCTTGGTAATAAGCAGCAGCCCCTTCATGGTGGGCAGCCTGGCCCCGGTGGATCTCGCTTAAACCCAGTTCAGCAAAGTAATAGTGTGAAACTCCATCGTCAACCAGTGATCCGAGCCACAACTGGCTTTCCTGATGGTACTTCCCCAATAGCATCACCAGAGAAAGGTTCTGTAAGGTCAGAAACTGATTGTATTCAGATAAATCTGTTGCAGAATAGGCAACATTTTGAAAACATCGAGTCAGAATTTCGGTCCCAGTGGTTACAGCCGAAGCAGAATGCAACAGGAAACATCCCAGCCATTTATAGATCAGGAATGTCTTTGAATCATTATTGCTCAAACGTTTCTCCTCAAATACATGAGGCTTCACAGCTTTCTCAATTTGCTGAGCGACCTCTTCCAACAAATCCTTGCGGTTCTTCATTGCATGGAAGAGCTTCTCCAGCTCCATCTTCCTCCATAGTTAGGCTTGACAAAAGCTCTCCAAATGTTTCCTACCTTTCAAGTTCGAACTTTCAATTCCCTCAAAATTGTAATCCTCTTGAGTTTCTTCATCCCAAAGCAGAAATCGAAGTCCAGTCTCAGAAGATTAGAAGCTCCAGTGCAATGACCTCTCCGTTTGCAACACCTACTAGTCTTGGAAGCAATGGGCAATTGCCAACAGCAACTCAGGCTCATAATCGCTTACTTAAAGCC GTTGAGTCATTATCAAATGAAGCACTGACAATAGCTGTGTCTGGAATAAGTTCAGTTGGGTATAGCGATGATGCAATGATAGATCCCTGGTGTCATGCAAAGGTAACAGATGTAAGGTTGCAAGACGGATCCGGTTCCTCAAATAATATGAAGCGCAAAATAAATGCAACGGCCTTAAACAACATACCATCGCCTTGCAGTGATATTACTGGCTCTGAACCAACAGTTACATCAAGAAGAAAGAAGCTCAAGAAGCTG TCCGATTATTCCCTCTTAGAAGAATTGAGAAACATAAACAAGCAGTTCGTCGAAACAGTCTTGGAACTAGATCTGGACGAGAGTCTCAATCGAAAATTAGCCAATGCAGGTACGGTTCTTCGATGCTCATATAGTGCTGCAACTGAGTGTAAAAATTCAGAAGCCTGTCCTGTGAAGCTACCAGTACTTTCTGTGAAGTTGCTCGTTCCTCTTGATTATCCAGAAGACTACCCCGTGTTCCTAAGCAAATTCAACACGAACTCCGG CAATGTGGATAAAGAATTTAGAGATCTGTCAAACGAAGCAACGTTGATGTTACGTGCATTCCTTCGCACTGCTCCGGATTGCTTGTCACTTTTAGAGTATGCAAGGGTATGGGATGAATGTGCACGCTCTGTGGTATCTGAGTATGCTCAACGTGCGGGCGGGGGATGTTTCAGCACTCAATATGGGACTTGGGAGGACACCGTCGCCGTTGCCCAATCTCCCTTTATTTTGAACTGA
- the LOC120089764 gene encoding probable mediator of RNA polymerase II transcription subunit 15c isoform X1, whose product MDKKATPATATDWRTEITNETRLQKFRLICMMLNEQWSAHHADGMNMKAISELAREHEMELFSMAKSKDDYLNAGTRKMNRRENHHGSSSTQVAVPNPQYHQSAEPNSLLRQHIQPTTQLHRQNLNVGQTHQQFGMHNQRHVSPQNTLNSQFQRRDFGIHPSPEMFTQHPNLVNLQPNENLTTQVKEEVNGEGFQASKSSHQHHTAIEQYKQQQSMGASAVPEEIPTSEDWHDVAFAEMERLKKTYLPLLEKACELSLQVVQAEQIQQQKHDPLRGMMKFLQLPRDKIILTYDKEKFYRCLQTIEKVGKAIKSKFNLGNKQQPLHGGQPGPGGSRLNPVQQSNSVKLHRQPVIRATTGFPDGTSPIASPEKGSVRSETDCIQINLLQNRQHFENIESEFRSQWLQPKQNATGNIPAIYRSGMSLNHYCSNVSPQIHEASQLSQFAERPLPTNPCGSSLHGRASPAPSSSIVRLDKSSPNVSYLSSSNFQFPQNCNPLEFLHPKAEIEVQSQKIRSSSAMTSPFATPTSLGSNGQLPTATQAHNRLLKAVESLSNEALTIAVSGISSVGYSDDAMIDPWCHAKVTDVRLQDGSGSSNNMKRKINATALNNIPSPCSDITGSEPTVTSRRKKLKKLSDYSLLEELRNINKQFVETVLELDLDESLNRKLANAGTVLRCSYSAATECKNSEACPVKLPVLSVKLLVPLDYPEDYPVFLSKFNTNSGNVDKEFRDLSNEATLMLRAFLRTAPDCLSLLEYARVWDECARSVVSEYAQRAGGGCFSTQYGTWEDTVAVAQSPFILN is encoded by the exons ATGGACAAGAAAGCTACTCCGGCTACTGCGACGGATTGGAGAACGGAAATCACGAATGAAACTAGACTGCAAAAATTCCGTTTAAT ATGTATGATGTTGAATGAACAGTGGTCTGCTCACCATGCTGATGGCATGAATATGAAAGCAATTAGTGAGCTTGCGAGGGAACATGAGATGGAGTTGTTTAGTATGGCGAAGTCTAAG GATGACTATTTGAATGCTGGAACCAGAAAGATGAATAGGAGAGAAAATCACCATGGAAGCTCAAGCACTCAAGTAGCCGTGCCTAATCCGCAATATCATCAGTCAGCAGAGCCTAATTCACTTTTGCGGCAACATATTCAGCCAACAACACAGCTACACAGACAAAATCTGAATGTCGGACAGACGCATCAACAATTTGGGATGCACAATCAAAGGCATGTTAGTCCACAGAATACATTAAATTCACAATTCCAGAGACGAGATTTTGGAATTCATCCGTCTCCAGAAATGTTCACACAACATCCAAACTTGGTGAACTTGCAGCCAAATGAGAATTTGACAACTCAAGTTAAAGAG GAAGTGAATGGTGAAGGTTTTCAGGCCTCAAAATCCTCACATCAACACCATACTGCGATTGAGCAGTATAAGCAACAACAGTCCATGGGAGCTTCCGCAG TTCCAGAAGAAATTCCAACTTCAGAAGATTGGCATGATGTTGCATTTGCTGAG ATGGAGCGGCTCAAGAAGACGTACTTGCCTCTTTTGGAGAAGGCATGTGAACTGTCTCTGCAG GTTGTACAAGCAGAGCAGATCCAGCAGCAGAAGCACGATCCATTGCGTGGAATGATGAAGTTTTTGCAATTGCCTAGAGACAAAATCATCTTAACTTATGACAAAGAGAAGTTTTATCGATGTTTGCAAACAATTGAGAAAGTTGGAAAAGCAATTAAGAGTAAATTTAATCTTGGTAATAAGCAGCAGCCCCTTCATGGTGGGCAGCCTGGCCCCGGTGGATCTCGCTTAAACCCAGTTCAGCAAAGTAATAGTGTGAAACTCCATCGTCAACCAGTGATCCGAGCCACAACTGGCTTTCCTGATGGTACTTCCCCAATAGCATCACCAGAGAAAGGTTCTGTAAGGTCAGAAACTGATTGTATTCAGATAAATCTGTTGCAGAATAGGCAACATTTTGAAAACATCGAGTCAGAATTTCGGTCCCAGTGGTTACAGCCGAAGCAGAATGCAACAGGAAACATCCCAGCCATTTATAGATCAGGAATGTCTTTGAATCATTATTGCTCAAACGTTTCTCCTCAAATACATGAGGCTTCACAGCTTTCTCAATTTGCTGAGCGACCTCTTCCAACAAATCCTTGCGGTTCTTCATTGCATGGAAGAGCTTCTCCAGCTCCATCTTCCTCCATAGTTAGGCTTGACAAAAGCTCTCCAAATGTTTCCTACCTTTCAAGTTCGAACTTTCAATTCCCTCAAAATTGTAATCCTCTTGAGTTTCTTCATCCCAAAGCAGAAATCGAAGTCCAGTCTCAGAAGATTAGAAGCTCCAGTGCAATGACCTCTCCGTTTGCAACACCTACTAGTCTTGGAAGCAATGGGCAATTGCCAACAGCAACTCAGGCTCATAATCGCTTACTTAAAGCC GTTGAGTCATTATCAAATGAAGCACTGACAATAGCTGTGTCTGGAATAAGTTCAGTTGGGTATAGCGATGATGCAATGATAGATCCCTGGTGTCATGCAAAGGTAACAGATGTAAGGTTGCAAGACGGATCCGGTTCCTCAAATAATATGAAGCGCAAAATAAATGCAACGGCCTTAAACAACATACCATCGCCTTGCAGTGATATTACTGGCTCTGAACCAACAGTTACATCAAGAAGAAAGAAGCTCAAGAAGCTG TCCGATTATTCCCTCTTAGAAGAATTGAGAAACATAAACAAGCAGTTCGTCGAAACAGTCTTGGAACTAGATCTGGACGAGAGTCTCAATCGAAAATTAGCCAATGCAGGTACGGTTCTTCGATGCTCATATAGTGCTGCAACTGAGTGTAAAAATTCAGAAGCCTGTCCTGTGAAGCTACCAGTACTTTCTGTGAAGTTGCTCGTTCCTCTTGATTATCCAGAAGACTACCCCGTGTTCCTAAGCAAATTCAACACGAACTCCGG CAATGTGGATAAAGAATTTAGAGATCTGTCAAACGAAGCAACGTTGATGTTACGTGCATTCCTTCGCACTGCTCCGGATTGCTTGTCACTTTTAGAGTATGCAAGGGTATGGGATGAATGTGCACGCTCTGTGGTATCTGAGTATGCTCAACGTGCGGGCGGGGGATGTTTCAGCACTCAATATGGGACTTGGGAGGACACCGTCGCCGTTGCCCAATCTCCCTTTATTTTGAACTGA